The following are encoded together in the Octopus sinensis linkage group LG15, ASM634580v1, whole genome shotgun sequence genome:
- the LOC115219895 gene encoding uncharacterized protein LOC115219895 — MLNETPMFPKGILFHEHFTKSRTVIQILAMEQKTDWQAPVTVLFWIILQLLSFRLMFPTSKTIAFPMNSPGSLGLCFLPALIEIIILLTIIKMEIPKHSKAILEGAIIGYFSHFFAIFFENYLNTYPLHTKSNVVLIFISLQPFLSLILDKLFFGIILPAVQIVAVLILTIGALGISFFTGSSTQLNQIDVTMGMAVVVLFICRNIAMKQIYIENIDLHTRCKTKIIAFLVTLFLLLGIIGSVYAPSMKLDFFKILMATYVHTVLTILMLTNFLKKHTTVMVAIFSMLSQFLCQTDVKDILLLFRNVKLFLLLLLCVCGVIIYIMSTYKFTEESEFTVRRNDRYTRLEFTMFIVIILALLFYFLPPKVSSRDIKNFKYLGFNSVLHIF; from the exons GGAGCAGAAAACAGACTGGCAGGCTCCAGTCACAGTTTTATTCTGGATCATTCTTCAACTACTCTCATTCCGATTAATGTTTCCAACTTCCAAGACTATTGCATTTCCCATGAACAGTCCAGGATCTCTTGGATTATGCTTCCTACCCGCTCTTATAGAAATTATAATATTACTGACTATTATTAAAATGGAAATTCCAAAACATAGCAAGGCCATTCTTGAAGGTGCCATCATTGGATATTTTTCCCATTTCTTTGCAATATTCTTTGAGAATTATCTAAACACCTACCCTTTACATACGAAGTCTAATGTGgtgttgatatttatttcactGCAACCTTTCCTCTCTTTAATATTGGACAAACTTTTCTTTGGAATTATATTGCCAGCTGTAcaaattgtggcagtgttaatatTAACCATAGGAGCTCTCGGCATCTCATTCTTCACTGGATCTTCCACACAACTGAATCAGATCGATGTTACCATGGGGATGGCAGTGGTTGTACTTTTTATCTGCCGTAACATTGCTATGAAACAAATTTATATAGAAAACATAGATTTACACACTCGCTGCAAAACCAAGATCATAGCGTTCCTTGTCACATTATTTCTTTTACTGGGCATTATCGGATCGGTTTACGCTCCTAGTATGAAGCTTGATTTCTTTAAGATCCTGATGGCCACTTATGTACACACTGTGCTTACAATCTTAATGCTAACGAATTTTCTTAAGAAACACACCACTGTCATGGTGGCTATCTTTTCTATGTTGTCTCAATTCCTCTGCCAAACTGATGTCAAGGATATTCTGCTATTATTCCGAAATGTCaagttgtttctcttgttgttgttgtgtgtttgcGGTGTGATTATTTACATCATGTCAACTTATAAATTTACAGAAGAGAGCGAATTTACAG TTCGACGAAATGACCGGTACACACGCTTGGAATTCACAATGTTTATAGTGATTATACTTGCTCTGCTTTTCTACTTTCTACCACCGAAAGTCAGTTCTCGTGACATAAAGAACTTCAAATACCTTGGATTTAATTCAgttttgcatatattttaa